From Calliphora vicina chromosome 3, idCalVici1.1, whole genome shotgun sequence:
AAAACCGAAACGCATTGCGGAAAAAAAAGATATTCACAAATTTGTGCAGATATCGctttaaatcatattttttatcaTTAGGGACAATTTACATCATTGCGTTAAAACGCACCGCCTAACGGTTATTCGTTCCGCATTGCGTAAAACTGTAATGCATtactagaaatttaaaatttgtgcaGAAATTTCTTAAgatcgtaaaattttatttttttaatcaataaaGAAAATCGCACCGCAATGCGGAAAACAGTATCGCATAGCGGCAAAACCGAAACGCattgtggaaaaaaatatattcacaaATTTGTGCAGATATCGctttaaatcatatttttttcaataatgcaaaatttaccGCATTGCGTTGAAACGCACCGCATAGCGGTTATTTGCTCCGCATTGAGCGAAACTGTAATGCATtactaaaagtttaaattttgtgcagaaatatctttaaatcgtaaaatttttgtttatcaatCCATATGGAAAATCGCTCTGCAATGCGGTAAACCATATCACGTGGCGGCAAAACCAAAATgcattgttttaaattcttattttctaatatttcttTAGATATGTTTTCAAATTGTATGAGAAAATccagattttttttcataaaagaaaatttatcccATTCCGTTAAAACGGTTTTTCGCACCGCATTGCGTAAAActagaaattgaaaatttatgcaGAAATGTGTTTAGAtcgtaaaatgtttgtttttaatcaaTAAAGAAAATAGGGTAAATCGAACCGCATAGCGTCAAAATCGAGCCGCATTGGggaaaattcttattttctaatatttttttatttattttattattaaaaatattttttttatttcattagcaaaattttgttaatcttTAAGAAGAAATTAACGCATAGCGGTTATTCGCACCGCACTACGGAAAACCGTACCGCATTGCGGAAAACTTCAAcacatagaaatttaaaatttttccagaaattcatttaaatttaaatttttttggaaataattttggaaaatcGCTCCGCATTGCGGTAAACTGTACCGAATAACGGTTATTCGCACCGCTTAGCGGCAAAACGTGCCACATAGCGGAAAACTcctatttgaaatatttctttccatattttttaaattaattaagaaaaatcagttgcttgattttaaatagcaacagaaCCACAACCGATATATTGTGGTATCAGTAGGTTATTTAGAGACTTCAGAAAgtagatttcaacagacagatggcgGCTGGATACTTTATGAGCTCGCAAATgtgaaaattaatattgaagGCTAAAAAACGCTCTTCGGTAAAACTCCACGCCCTcggttttattatgtttatacattattttaaactataagtatttttcttataaattaatgaatttttccTCTCTCTTTTCCTTTTCCCCCAGGCTACAAAGTATCGGATACGATGCGTAAAGGCATCTTAGAAGTTAGTCTCTATGAAGGTTACGAAGATGAACTCATGTTGGGCTGTTTGGCTGCTTTAGCCAGTAGTGCTATCTGGCTGCTGGTGGCCACATTCCTAAAACTACCCATTTCGGGCACGCACAGTATAGTGGGCTCAACTATTGGCTTCTCGTTAGTGGCCAGAGGCACCCAAGGTTTGAAATGGTCTACCATGGGTACCATAGTTGGCTCATGGTTTATTTCTCCAGTGATGAGTGGTCTCGTTAGTATACTACTCTTCCTGGCCATTAGAAAGTTTATATTGCGTGCCCATGATCCCTTAAAGGCCGGCTTTCGTTCGTTGCCCATATTCTATGGTGTAACGTTTTTCATTAATGTCATCAGTGTTATGTTGGATGGACCCAAGTGTgagttttagatttttttaataaaaatagaaaacaaattttgatttttacttctctctttttatataaaaacaaagtgcTTTATATGGATAATATACCCACCTGGTTGGCTGTGACTGTTAGTATTGCTATGGGTCTATTAGTGGCCATTTTGACTCATTTGTTGATAGTGCCCATGCAAAAACGTAAAATCGCCAAACAATTAAGAGCCAAAAATCCTgtcaaatttcaatttgaagaTTCTGTGGGTGAGTAAAAACTACATAAAGCAATTAAAAAAGAACCTTATAAACTTGAATTTCACTTTAGAATCTTCACCGTCCGGTAGTCCTAAGAAAAATCGTCGCCCTCTGTCCTTGGTGAGCGATGGCAAACAACTGCCCGCAATTGCCGAAATAACCGAGCTGGTCTCGTTGACAGACAATTCGCCCAAAACCTTTAAATTGGCTCCCTTCGCCCTCAACAACAAACCCAATGGCAACACATCCGATGGCTACAAAATCAATCCCGACATCATTAAAAAAGCCGAAGATCTTTTGGGCAAGGCCAGTTTGGATAACACCGATCTAACCATTACCAGTTTAAATTTCATCGATGAGCATGGCAATGGTTTAAATGGCTATACAAATGGTGGTGTACAAAAGCCCTTAACGGATAAGCATGGCTCTATAGAGGATTGCTTTAAGCACCAACAAACAAATGAGCTTCCTAACAATGTTGCGGCTGTGGCTGCTGCTGATACAGCTGTTAACAATAACATCAGCACTACCAAAGATACAAATACTGCCTGTTCCTCGTTGACACAAGATGCATGTGATAGCAACAAGAGTTTACTGCAACCAGAGAAAAATCTAAAGGTCGTTGAAAGTGGCTCCAGTTTGGAAATGATGATTTCTTCCACCCTCTCACCCAACTCCAGTAAAGTTCCTTTGATCGAAAGCAAAGAGGCCATAAATGACTTTAAGCCATCATCAGAGTCTCATGGCGATGAGGAGACGGAAGAGGTTTCCATGCTGttttcatttttacaaattttaaccgCCACCTTTGGCAGTTTTGCCCATGGTGGTAATGATGTTaggtaattataaaaaaaaacaaatttattgtggataaaaaaaataaaatttaaattatttttttattttatcttaaaTTGCAGCAATGCCATTGGTCCTTTAATTGCTTTGTATATGATTTATCGTGAAGGTTCTGTGATGCAAAAGGCCGAGAGtcccatatatattttaatatatggtGGCATTGGCATTTCTATAGGTTTATGGCTCTGGGGTCGTAGAGTTATTGAAACAATTGGCAATGATTTAACCAAAATTACCTCATCAACGTaagtacatattttgaaaatttcatacaaacctttttttaaattccaaattctcaaattaattattttttaatttagaatgtCCATTTTGcaatgaacaattttaaataaaaatttttaatttcgaataaaaatattttcaattacgttagaaaatttcgaattaaaaattctaaatgaattttttaatttagaataaaaatttttaattacgttagaaaatttcctaaaaaattcaaaattttcaatttcgaacaacaacaattttcgattataaattctcaatttcgaaaagaattatttaatttcgaaaatttcctaaaaaataaaaaattttcaatttcgagtaattttctgtttttcagaatttaaaattctcaaattcgaaatgaattttttatttagaatttcaattttaatttcgaattacgttagaaaatttcctaaaaaaaactcaaaattttcaatttcgaacaataattttctgtttttcagaatttaaaattctcaaattcgaaatgaattttatatttagaattgtcaattttaatttcgaaaataaatattttcaattacgttagaatatttcctaaaaaaaactcaaaattttcaatttcgaacaataattttctgtttttcagaatttaaaattctcaaattcgagatgaattttttaatttagaaaaaaaaattttaatttagaaaaaaaataatttccattacgttagaaaatttcctaaaaaattctaaattttcaatttcgaacAATAATTTTCGATTATAAAttcacaattatttaaattctaacaaaaattttaaatttcgaaaaaaaatatttaaaattatgttgaaaatttcggaaaaaaaatatttcgattaaaaatttttaattttaaataaaaattttcaattttgaaaaaaatattttcaattacattagaaaattacctaaaaattcaaaattttcaattacttttttctaattatgttgaaaatttcggaaaaaaaatatttcgattaaaaattttcaatttagaataaaaattttcaatttagattaaaagtttttaatttcgaaaaaaaaaatattttcaattacattagaaaatttcgtaataattttcaatttggaacaataattttcagtttcgaatacaaattctcaatttcgaaaagaattatttaatttcgaacaaaaattttaaatttcgaaacaaaatattacaaattatgATTGAAAATTtcggaaaaataatatttcgattaaaaattttcaattttcaatagggtaaaattttacattttcaataaaaaattttaatttcgaaaaaaatatattcaattactgtagaaaatttcctaaaaattttcagtctcgatttcgaaaaaaaatatttcgattaaaaaatttcaatttcgaaaaaaaattcactaaaaaattcaaaattttcaatttcgaacaataattttcagtttcgatttcacaatttcgaaaaaattttaaatttttttggaaaaaaaaatatttcgattaaaaaattttaatttcgaaaaaaaaattcaaaattttcaattttgaacaataattttctgtttcgatttctcaatttcgaaaaaattataaatttcgaaaaaaaaaaaatatttcgattaaaaaatttcaatttcgaaaaaaatcaattttaaatcaaaatttttaattgagaaaaaaatattttcacatatttacat
This genomic window contains:
- the NaPi-III gene encoding sodium-dependent phosphate transporter 2, producing MEPYSPEILWIVVLGFIIAFVLAFGIGANDVANSFGTSVGSGVLTIRQACVLATVCEISGAVLIGYKVSDTMRKGILEVSLYEGYEDELMLGCLAALASSAIWLLVATFLKLPISGTHSIVGSTIGFSLVARGTQGLKWSTMGTIVGSWFISPVMSGLVSILLFLAIRKFILRAHDPLKAGFRSLPIFYGVTFFINVISVMLDGPKLLYMDNIPTWLAVTVSIAMGLLVAILTHLLIVPMQKRKIAKQLRAKNPVKFQFEDSVESSPSGSPKKNRRPLSLVSDGKQLPAIAEITELVSLTDNSPKTFKLAPFALNNKPNGNTSDGYKINPDIIKKAEDLLGKASLDNTDLTITSLNFIDEHGNGLNGYTNGGVQKPLTDKHGSIEDCFKHQQTNELPNNVAAVAAADTAVNNNISTTKDTNTACSSLTQDACDSNKSLLQPEKNLKVVESGSSLEMMISSTLSPNSSKVPLIESKEAINDFKPSSESHGDEETEEVSMLFSFLQILTATFGSFAHGGNDVSNAIGPLIALYMIYREGSVMQKAESPIYILIYGGIGISIGLWLWGRRVIETIGNDLTKITSSTGFTIEIGAAITVLLASKIGLPISTTHCKVGSVVFVGHIASKGAKKNKETDDALNSNAANEKQTKELMATKEMETTLEQGGPETATTPAPRADGSVDWHLFRNIAYAWIVTVPVTAILSAAIMFVLCLCAGIKV